A window of the Cystobacter fuscus genome harbors these coding sequences:
- a CDS encoding GNAT family N-acetyltransferase, producing MMDPRWEWALPIREAHLQEKLLGRYTLASLERKEWWDLYLRELAPHFPEELFFSLEGLLSEHERQARKRVIEAQGAAPWVDYWCIRDGEHVAAMFLGRQQREDVYLMDLSIVHPDARRKGLYSALIQRLISYTRALGFHRILSSHAPSNNPVIIAKLKQGFSITGLEIDAEVGPNLLLTYFHNPEQKRAYEYRCGGTHLSKRMVESSQGSFARLQSSIAKATGD from the coding sequence ATGATGGACCCGAGATGGGAATGGGCGCTCCCGATTCGCGAGGCACACCTGCAGGAGAAGCTGCTGGGCCGCTACACCCTGGCGAGCCTCGAGCGCAAGGAGTGGTGGGACCTCTACCTCCGGGAGTTGGCGCCCCACTTTCCGGAGGAGTTGTTCTTCTCGTTGGAGGGTCTGCTCAGCGAGCATGAGCGTCAAGCCAGGAAACGGGTGATAGAGGCCCAAGGCGCAGCCCCTTGGGTGGACTACTGGTGCATCCGGGACGGCGAGCACGTGGCGGCCATGTTCCTGGGCCGTCAGCAGCGGGAAGATGTGTACCTGATGGACCTGAGCATCGTCCACCCAGATGCTCGCCGGAAGGGGCTTTATAGCGCCCTCATCCAACGGCTCATCTCCTATACCCGTGCATTGGGCTTTCACCGCATCCTGAGCAGCCACGCCCCCAGCAACAACCCCGTCATCATCGCCAAGCTCAAACAGGGTTTCAGCATCACGGGCCTGGAGATTGACGCGGAAGTCGGCCCCAACCTGCTCTTGACCTACTTCCACAATCCAGAGCAGAAACGCGCCTACGAGTACCGCTGTGGGGGAACCCATCTGAGCAAGCGCATGGTCGAGAGCTCGCAGGGCAGCTTTGCGCGGCTCCAAAGCAGCATTGCAAAGGCTACGGGCGACTAA
- a CDS encoding penicillin acylase family protein: MDNQGRRSRSRLRTVLRGLFLLLLVLVGALGLGGYVLTKRQGLRYEAQVTPAGARVSFDGHGIPTAEAPDWSTLLRAQGYLHAGERLWQMDLMRRQGAGRLSEWFGEAAFPSDERRHQEDWEGVASRAAESLPPGERRECEDYAEGVNQFIREHRWGAGIEYVLLGVQPEPWRCQDSLLVLMSVAEALSAESFQDIRRNYYHQRLPEDWERFLYPDVHPWNHPLFEGDSQPLPSLPEPGNYLPATPIDAVQLGSRVERPSPIGSNGWTWRDGTSAFLANDPHLEQSVPQLWYAIRLKRSPEDWVVGASIPGLPGVVLGMNPHFAWGVTSLGEDIDDLLVEKLSPDGASYLAEVVEGREVWRPLQRKDSRVKVRGGEERTVHGLATHRGPLLRRPELGDQAYSRQWLPLKEGTLRLPLLALAQARDWQSFNTVMDGFTVPAVNVLWIDRQGNMGYRATGLTVERRSTGLLPQPAVAGEWKGIRPGSERPRLYRPVATSPGTSDALVSANQRVWPDRFGAYWGSDERADRIQTLLGTGAALSPTDMERMQLDTYSRYHHELARWMVKHARPRNDAERALLTQWRGWDGSAEHAPATFTEVAFAERQFVTLLLDRVRARYQLTAEERSQTRYSAYLQSAWVLTLLENEGSLRVFGLTDDALATALLDRVLQSREAGKLQPYPEKNAWGAQHPFAEEIPVLGDLFRVESFPQVGYEGLVRVETPVYGATVRLVWDLAHPERSTWLFPTGQSGHIGSPHFRSMQRDWAGGTTRAPVFEEPSAWGLSRAK; encoded by the coding sequence ATGGACAATCAGGGACGACGCTCCCGCTCCCGGCTCCGCACCGTCCTGCGCGGGCTCTTCCTCCTCTTGCTGGTCCTCGTGGGCGCGCTCGGACTGGGCGGCTATGTCCTGACGAAGCGGCAGGGCCTCCGCTACGAGGCCCAGGTCACTCCGGCCGGGGCGCGCGTGTCCTTCGATGGCCACGGCATCCCCACCGCCGAGGCCCCGGACTGGAGCACGCTGCTGCGCGCCCAGGGCTACCTGCACGCCGGCGAGCGGCTCTGGCAGATGGACCTGATGCGCCGACAAGGCGCCGGACGCCTCTCGGAGTGGTTTGGCGAGGCGGCGTTCCCGAGCGACGAGCGGCGCCATCAGGAAGACTGGGAGGGGGTCGCCTCGCGTGCCGCCGAGAGCCTCCCGCCCGGGGAGCGGCGGGAGTGCGAGGACTATGCGGAAGGCGTCAACCAGTTCATCCGCGAGCACCGCTGGGGGGCCGGTATCGAGTACGTGCTGCTGGGAGTCCAGCCCGAGCCCTGGCGGTGCCAGGACAGCCTGCTCGTGTTGATGTCGGTGGCCGAGGCGCTCAGCGCGGAATCCTTCCAGGACATCCGGAGGAACTACTACCACCAGCGCCTTCCCGAGGACTGGGAGCGCTTCCTGTACCCCGACGTCCACCCCTGGAATCACCCGCTGTTCGAGGGGGACTCGCAGCCCCTCCCCTCGCTCCCGGAGCCAGGGAACTACCTGCCCGCGACCCCGATCGACGCCGTGCAGCTGGGCTCCCGGGTCGAGCGGCCCTCGCCCATCGGCAGCAACGGCTGGACCTGGCGGGATGGCACCAGCGCCTTCCTGGCCAATGACCCGCACCTCGAGCAGTCGGTTCCACAGCTCTGGTACGCCATCCGCCTCAAGCGCTCGCCCGAGGACTGGGTGGTGGGCGCCAGCATCCCCGGCCTTCCGGGCGTCGTGCTGGGCATGAACCCCCACTTCGCCTGGGGCGTGACCAGCCTGGGGGAGGACATCGACGACCTCCTGGTGGAGAAGCTGTCGCCCGACGGCGCGTCCTATCTGGCGGAGGTGGTCGAGGGCCGCGAGGTGTGGCGCCCGCTCCAGCGGAAGGACTCGCGGGTCAAGGTCCGGGGCGGTGAGGAGCGCACCGTGCACGGCCTGGCGACCCATCGGGGGCCGCTGCTGCGCCGGCCGGAACTCGGGGACCAGGCCTACTCCCGTCAGTGGTTGCCCCTGAAGGAGGGAACGCTGCGGCTCCCGCTCCTCGCGCTCGCCCAGGCACGTGACTGGCAATCCTTCAACACCGTGATGGACGGCTTCACCGTGCCCGCGGTGAACGTCCTGTGGATCGATCGCCAGGGCAACATGGGCTACCGGGCCACGGGGCTCACGGTGGAGCGGCGGAGCACGGGGCTCCTGCCGCAGCCGGCCGTGGCGGGGGAATGGAAGGGAATCCGTCCGGGCTCGGAGCGCCCGCGGCTCTACCGGCCGGTGGCCACCAGCCCAGGCACCTCCGACGCGCTGGTCAGCGCCAATCAGCGGGTCTGGCCGGATCGGTTCGGGGCGTACTGGGGCAGCGACGAGCGCGCGGACCGGATCCAAACCCTGCTGGGCACGGGCGCGGCCCTGTCGCCCACCGACATGGAGCGGATGCAGCTGGACACCTACAGCCGCTACCACCACGAGCTCGCCCGGTGGATGGTGAAGCACGCGCGGCCACGGAACGACGCCGAGCGAGCCCTCCTCACGCAGTGGCGGGGCTGGGACGGGAGCGCCGAGCATGCACCGGCCACCTTCACGGAGGTGGCCTTCGCCGAACGTCAGTTCGTCACGCTGCTGCTCGACCGTGTCCGCGCGCGCTATCAGTTGACGGCGGAGGAGCGCTCCCAGACGCGCTACAGCGCCTACCTGCAGTCGGCCTGGGTGCTCACGCTTCTGGAGAACGAGGGGAGTCTGAGGGTCTTCGGCCTGACGGATGACGCGCTCGCCACCGCCCTGCTGGACCGGGTCCTCCAGTCCCGGGAGGCTGGCAAGCTCCAGCCCTACCCCGAGAAGAACGCCTGGGGCGCGCAGCACCCCTTCGCGGAGGAGATTCCCGTCCTCGGCGACCTGTTCCGCGTCGAGAGCTTCCCCCAGGTGGGTTACGAGGG